One segment of Mycolicibacterium neworleansense DNA contains the following:
- the eccD gene encoding type VII secretion integral membrane protein EccD, with product MPDSLRHVSIHFGTPHEPGRGVTVDLSLPTAVTVGELLPWIVDALGVADGTPRRWQLAQLGGRRLDESVTLVQNDIRDGDLLVLDSSCEQPTPQRPLITALTVDSSDDGFPAGLRVAACLWASALSLVALMWAGLGRVGLDRVAATAALAVAVTGIAVTAPRLGLRPITVATLNVVAVAYVAVAGFLVVPAGPAPANFFLAATAAGSLGAVLLRLSRDGSQLLLAIVTVAGLLAVATGVAVLWPLATPALGAVASALGVGLLPLTPRLSIALAGLTPPIPAYPDAEETLEDNGFDVEGRALAGHRNLVSLIAGCSATAALGTAVLALTALQQVTVIEVAFAAAVGVALLLRSRSYGSVYCRTVPAICGFLSLTAAFVLVVAWLPAHGSWTGILAVGAGIAVVWPVTIQSPVAARLADALEYAALTAVVPLACWLAGAFDLIRDLGLR from the coding sequence ATGCCGGATTCCTTGCGCCATGTATCGATTCACTTCGGGACGCCGCACGAGCCGGGCCGCGGTGTCACCGTCGACCTGTCCTTGCCCACCGCCGTGACCGTGGGCGAGCTGCTGCCATGGATCGTCGATGCGCTCGGAGTCGCGGACGGGACCCCGCGTCGCTGGCAGCTGGCACAGCTGGGTGGTCGCCGGCTGGACGAGTCGGTCACTCTGGTGCAGAACGATATTCGGGACGGCGATCTGCTGGTCCTGGATTCCTCCTGCGAGCAGCCAACGCCGCAGCGGCCACTGATCACCGCGCTGACCGTTGATTCGTCCGATGACGGTTTTCCCGCCGGCCTCCGTGTTGCTGCCTGCCTGTGGGCCTCCGCACTGAGCCTCGTGGCGTTGATGTGGGCCGGGCTGGGCCGTGTCGGACTCGACCGCGTCGCCGCCACCGCGGCACTGGCTGTGGCCGTCACCGGCATCGCGGTGACGGCACCACGTCTGGGTCTGCGCCCGATCACCGTCGCGACACTCAACGTCGTAGCCGTGGCATATGTGGCGGTTGCCGGCTTCCTCGTGGTTCCGGCCGGGCCCGCTCCGGCGAACTTCTTCCTGGCTGCGACGGCAGCCGGCTCGCTGGGAGCAGTCCTGCTCCGCCTATCGCGTGACGGCTCACAGCTCCTGCTCGCGATCGTGACGGTCGCCGGACTGCTGGCCGTGGCGACAGGTGTGGCGGTGCTCTGGCCGTTGGCCACGCCGGCACTGGGTGCCGTGGCGAGTGCGCTCGGGGTGGGCCTGCTGCCGCTGACTCCACGGCTGTCGATCGCGCTGGCCGGACTGACGCCTCCGATACCGGCCTACCCCGATGCGGAGGAAACCCTGGAAGACAACGGGTTCGATGTCGAGGGCCGGGCGCTCGCCGGACACCGGAACCTGGTGAGCCTGATAGCGGGGTGTTCCGCCACGGCCGCACTGGGAACCGCGGTCCTAGCCCTCACAGCTCTGCAACAGGTCACGGTGATCGAGGTCGCCTTCGCCGCGGCCGTCGGGGTGGCGCTGCTACTGCGGTCACGAAGCTACGGGTCCGTGTACTGCCGCACAGTTCCCGCGATCTGCGGATTCCTCTCGCTCACCGCGGCTTTCGTCCTCGTGGTGGCATGGCTGCCCGCACACGGCAGTTGGACCGGCATACTCGCCGTGGGCGCCGGGATCGCCGTCGTCTGGCCGGTGACGATCCAGAGCCCCGTGGCAGCGCGGCTCGCCGACGCCCTCGAGTACGCCGCGCTGACCGCGGTGGTGCCGCTGGCATGCTGGCTCGCCGGCGCCTTCGACCTCATTCGCGACCTGGGATTGCGGTGA
- the mycP gene encoding type VII secretion-associated serine protease mycosin, translated as MLARRRLRPHSRPGIAVKRSARLIATLIAGLPLVPVAPAAAVIPPAIDKTLLPQPAPPAPLTSTEQRRPCFRSTTGATTPPGTALELDAVWPLTRGAGQKIAVIDTGVARHRLLPNLIGGGDYVSRGDGTADCDGHGTIVAGIAAATPSDGFSGVAPDAAVLAIRQTSNKFAADTGANGVGDVDTLAMAVRTAADLGATVINISSVACVPATATPDDRALGAALSYAVDVRNVVVVAAAGNVGGGCAQPDGTVGAPGEPDWNSVRSVSSPAWYDDLVLCVGSVGSDGTPSDFSLAGPWVDVAAPGENLVSLHPDGEQLIDRLGRGAPISGTSYAAPVVAGLAALVRSRFPQLSAREVMRRIEDTAHTPADGWNPFVGHGVIDAPAAVSSGTASPVAAPTAPVSVAPTAPAAVDPRPGRIAFGGAAVCVGATVLTALVLATNRLRRCRPETGDGVPSD; from the coding sequence ATGCTGGCTCGCCGGCGCCTTCGACCTCATTCGCGACCTGGGATTGCGGTGAAACGCTCAGCCCGACTGATCGCGACGTTGATCGCCGGACTTCCGCTGGTGCCCGTTGCCCCGGCGGCTGCGGTCATACCGCCGGCAATCGACAAGACCTTGCTTCCGCAGCCCGCTCCGCCGGCTCCCCTCACCTCCACCGAGCAGCGCCGGCCCTGCTTCCGATCCACCACCGGCGCCACCACTCCGCCGGGCACCGCCCTCGAGCTCGATGCGGTATGGCCGCTCACCCGCGGCGCCGGTCAGAAGATCGCGGTGATCGACACCGGAGTCGCCCGGCACCGGCTACTGCCGAACCTGATCGGCGGCGGCGACTATGTGTCCCGCGGTGACGGCACCGCCGATTGCGACGGTCACGGCACGATCGTTGCCGGAATCGCCGCTGCCACACCGAGCGACGGATTCAGCGGGGTTGCCCCCGACGCCGCCGTCCTGGCCATCCGTCAGACGAGCAACAAGTTCGCCGCAGACACCGGAGCGAACGGTGTCGGCGATGTCGACACCCTCGCCATGGCGGTGCGCACCGCGGCCGATCTGGGTGCCACCGTCATCAACATCTCCTCGGTTGCGTGCGTGCCGGCCACCGCCACACCCGATGACCGCGCCCTCGGTGCCGCGTTGAGCTACGCGGTCGATGTCCGCAACGTGGTGGTGGTCGCCGCGGCAGGCAACGTCGGTGGCGGCTGTGCGCAGCCGGATGGAACCGTCGGAGCGCCCGGCGAGCCCGACTGGAACAGCGTGCGCTCGGTTTCCAGCCCGGCCTGGTACGACGATCTCGTGCTGTGCGTGGGATCGGTCGGATCCGACGGCACCCCATCGGATTTCAGCCTGGCGGGTCCCTGGGTGGACGTGGCCGCGCCGGGCGAGAACCTGGTGTCGCTGCATCCCGACGGCGAACAGTTGATCGACAGGCTCGGACGCGGCGCCCCGATCTCCGGAACCAGCTATGCCGCGCCGGTGGTGGCCGGGCTCGCCGCGCTGGTGCGGTCCCGGTTTCCTCAGCTGAGTGCCCGAGAGGTGATGCGCCGCATCGAAGACACGGCCCACACCCCCGCCGACGGCTGGAATCCGTTTGTCGGGCACGGTGTTATCGACGCGCCGGCCGCGGTCAGTAGCGGCACGGCGTCGCCCGTGGCCGCGCCGACCGCTCCGGTTTCGGTGGCACCGACGGCGCCCGCAGCGGTTGATCCCCGGCCCGGGCGGATCGCATTCGGCGGTGCGGCCGTGTGCGTCGGCGCGACGGTCCTGACCGCACTGGTGTTGGCCACCAACCGGTTACGCCGGTGTCGTCCGGAGACCGGGGACGGCGTCCCGAGCGACTGA
- the eccB gene encoding type VII secretion protein EccB encodes MARRSATRLQLSGHRFLLRRMAHAMVRGDARMLDDPLRAQAVAYAAGCAVAAIAIAVCAVLAVVRPGSAPGDAPILMARDTGALYVRIADAVHPVPNLASARLIVGAPADPVVVDDAAIAKVRRGPQVGIPGAPAQIGTPLSLDESGWATCDVAEPAETVLVAGGTGPETSPLLDGQALLVSARAVGASTYLLADGRRARVDLRDIAVVRALHLEGVSPLPVSQTLLDAVPEVPALQAPLIAGVGTPGPAALGGLTVGTVIRVVRAGPTEFYVVLADGLQRVGRVASDVIRFSVVQQHDEPPVVPADVVADVPVADHLEVARFPERVLPRGRAVLCARWDPRQPDGDTNTTVATADSLQGDSVQLAQADGDGPNVDRVQIPAGRSVLLQAGSVVRGGTAGGPLYLLSDLGVLFGIHDGTTAEHLGLGNRAVPAPWPMLAMLPRGPELSRDAASVARDAVPGLRTTPA; translated from the coding sequence ATGGCACGGCGATCGGCCACTCGGCTACAGCTCAGCGGGCATCGATTCCTGTTGCGGCGCATGGCACACGCGATGGTTCGCGGTGATGCCCGGATGCTCGACGATCCATTGCGTGCCCAGGCGGTGGCCTACGCTGCCGGGTGCGCGGTGGCAGCCATCGCGATCGCGGTGTGCGCGGTGCTCGCGGTGGTGCGTCCGGGTTCGGCGCCTGGCGATGCGCCGATCCTGATGGCGCGTGACACCGGTGCCCTCTACGTGCGGATCGCCGACGCCGTGCACCCGGTGCCCAACCTCGCCTCGGCCCGGCTCATCGTCGGCGCGCCGGCGGACCCGGTGGTGGTCGACGACGCGGCGATTGCCAAGGTCCGGCGCGGGCCGCAGGTCGGGATTCCGGGTGCACCTGCCCAGATCGGAACACCGCTGAGTCTCGACGAGTCGGGCTGGGCGACGTGCGATGTCGCTGAGCCGGCCGAGACCGTGCTGGTGGCGGGCGGGACCGGACCCGAGACGTCTCCGCTGCTGGACGGTCAGGCCCTGTTGGTGTCAGCACGCGCGGTAGGAGCGTCGACCTACCTGCTCGCCGACGGACGGCGTGCCCGGGTGGATCTGCGCGACATCGCCGTCGTGCGGGCTTTGCACCTGGAAGGTGTGTCACCGCTCCCGGTTTCGCAGACCCTGCTGGACGCTGTGCCCGAAGTGCCCGCGCTGCAGGCCCCGTTGATCGCCGGCGTGGGCACTCCCGGACCCGCCGCGCTGGGCGGCCTGACCGTGGGGACCGTGATCCGCGTGGTGCGTGCCGGGCCCACCGAGTTCTATGTGGTGCTTGCCGACGGATTGCAACGTGTCGGCCGGGTGGCGTCCGACGTCATCCGCTTCAGCGTGGTACAGCAGCATGACGAACCTCCCGTCGTCCCCGCCGATGTGGTGGCCGATGTGCCGGTGGCTGACCACCTCGAGGTGGCCCGGTTTCCCGAGCGGGTACTGCCCCGTGGACGAGCCGTCTTATGCGCACGCTGGGATCCGAGGCAACCTGACGGCGATACGAATACGACTGTGGCGACCGCGGATTCACTGCAGGGTGACAGCGTGCAGTTGGCCCAGGCCGACGGCGACGGGCCGAACGTCGATCGCGTGCAGATCCCCGCGGGTCGCAGCGTGCTGCTGCAGGCCGGCAGTGTGGTCCGCGGGGGCACCGCCGGTGGACCGCTGTATCTGCTGAGCGATCTCGGTGTGCTGTTCGGGATCCACGACGGGACGACTGCCGAACACCTCGGCCTCGGGAACAGAGCCGTTCCCGCACCATGGCCCATGCTGGCCATGCTGCCGCGCGGCCCCGAACTCAGCCGTGACGCGGCCTCAGTCGCTCGGGACGCCGTCCCCGGTCTCCGGACGACACCGGCGTAA
- a CDS encoding cutinase family protein, with the protein MSPVSLLRKSARVAAIVSTLVSAAFPLALAAPAAAAPCSDVEVIFARGTNDAPGLGRPGQAFADGLSSRLGGRTVSTYAVNYPASYDFLAAADGANDAANRIATLASSCPSTKVVLGGYSQGAAVVDMLAGIPPLGNRVGEIGSAPPLSGDLVPQVAAVAVFGNPSAKFGIPITSSVFGGKAIDICKDGDPICSRGRNPFAHSDYVGMADQAVNFVAGIV; encoded by the coding sequence ATGTCCCCCGTGAGTCTCCTCCGGAAGTCGGCCCGGGTGGCCGCGATCGTCTCAACCCTGGTCAGCGCGGCTTTCCCGCTGGCGCTCGCCGCGCCCGCCGCGGCGGCACCGTGCTCCGACGTCGAGGTCATCTTCGCCCGCGGCACCAATGACGCACCCGGACTGGGCCGGCCAGGCCAGGCCTTCGCCGACGGACTGAGCTCCCGACTCGGCGGCCGCACCGTCAGCACCTACGCGGTGAACTACCCGGCCAGCTACGACTTCCTGGCGGCCGCCGACGGCGCCAACGACGCCGCCAACCGCATCGCCACGCTGGCGTCCAGCTGCCCGTCCACCAAGGTGGTACTCGGCGGCTACTCCCAGGGTGCCGCGGTCGTGGACATGCTGGCGGGCATCCCGCCGCTCGGCAACCGGGTCGGCGAAATCGGGTCGGCCCCGCCCCTTTCCGGAGACCTGGTGCCCCAGGTCGCCGCCGTTGCCGTGTTCGGGAACCCGTCGGCCAAGTTCGGCATTCCGATCACCTCGTCGGTCTTCGGTGGCAAGGCGATCGACATCTGCAAGGACGGGGACCCGATCTGCTCACGCGGCCGGAACCCGTTCGCGCACAGTGATTACGTCGGCATGGCCGATCAGGCTGTGAACTTCGTCGCGGGAATCGTTTAG
- a CDS encoding EamA family transporter, translated as MTAEAQLDRTTADNHFRLGLLFAVSSALAFGSSGPFAKALMEAGWSPTAAVTARLAGGAIIMAVFASIVRPGWLREVLGHAKTVVGYGLIPIAGAQLCYYNAVAHLSVGVALLLEYTAPILVVGWVWATTRHRPSAMTFGGVAVAIAGIILVLDVFSGAQINLTGVTWGLAAAVCAACYFMMSNKASTDGDGLSPISLAAGGLIIGTAAVTLLGVAGVMPLTFTTNPVTIAGYTTAWVVPVIALGLIPTALAYTLGIVGIARLKPRFASLVGLSEVLFAVLIAWIMLGEAMSVSQAIGGVVVLMGLAVARQGDRTEPTDPGAASQIELATWPDMALQETSERPND; from the coding sequence ATGACTGCCGAAGCCCAGCTCGATCGCACGACCGCCGACAACCACTTCCGGCTCGGACTACTGTTCGCCGTGAGCTCCGCGCTCGCATTCGGCTCATCGGGCCCCTTCGCCAAAGCACTGATGGAAGCCGGTTGGAGTCCCACCGCGGCCGTCACCGCCCGGCTCGCCGGCGGCGCGATCATCATGGCCGTCTTCGCCAGCATCGTGCGGCCCGGCTGGCTCCGCGAAGTGCTCGGCCATGCCAAGACCGTCGTCGGCTACGGCCTGATCCCGATCGCCGGGGCGCAACTCTGCTACTACAACGCCGTCGCGCATCTTTCGGTCGGCGTGGCACTGCTCCTCGAGTACACCGCGCCGATCCTCGTCGTCGGCTGGGTCTGGGCCACCACCCGGCACCGCCCCAGTGCCATGACTTTCGGCGGGGTGGCCGTCGCCATCGCCGGCATCATCCTGGTGCTCGACGTCTTCAGCGGAGCCCAGATCAACCTCACCGGTGTGACCTGGGGTCTGGCCGCCGCCGTGTGCGCCGCCTGCTACTTCATGATGTCCAACAAGGCCAGCACCGACGGCGACGGACTCAGCCCGATCAGCCTGGCCGCAGGCGGCCTGATCATCGGGACCGCGGCCGTGACACTGCTCGGTGTCGCCGGAGTCATGCCGCTGACCTTCACCACCAACCCGGTCACCATCGCCGGGTACACCACCGCGTGGGTGGTGCCGGTGATCGCACTGGGGCTGATCCCCACCGCCCTGGCCTACACCCTCGGCATCGTCGGGATCGCCAGGCTCAAGCCGCGCTTCGCCTCCCTGGTCGGCCTCTCGGAGGTCCTGTTCGCGGTCCTGATCGCCTGGATCATGCTCGGCGAGGCCATGTCGGTGAGCCAGGCAATCGGCGGCGTAGTGGTTCTCATGGGACTGGCGGTGGCCCGTCAGGGCGACCGCACCGAGCCGACGGACCCCGGAGCAGCCAGCCAGATCGAGCTCGCGACCTGGCCCGATATGGCTTTGCAGGAGACTTCGGAACGGCCAAACGATTAG
- a CDS encoding cutinase family protein has translation MAIDLVRRCTVFVAAALTAAAAVVAPVVVPTNPGTGLGAALPTAKAADCPDIEVVFARGTNDTPGLGRIGNAFVSSLRNKVGGRSVGAYAVNYPASFDFLAAAGGANDASGHIQWMVDNCPNTRLVLGGYSQGAAVIDVIAAVPFPAVGFTAPLPPNVPEHVAAVAVFGNPSAKLGLPLTSSPVYGSRAIDLCNPGDPICGDGDSVPAHRAYEGPANDAANFVAGLL, from the coding sequence GTGGCCATTGATCTTGTTCGTCGCTGCACTGTGTTCGTGGCGGCAGCGCTGACCGCTGCCGCCGCCGTCGTCGCCCCCGTCGTGGTGCCCACCAACCCCGGCACGGGTCTCGGAGCGGCGCTGCCGACCGCCAAAGCCGCGGACTGCCCCGATATCGAGGTGGTTTTCGCCCGCGGCACCAATGACACGCCTGGCCTCGGCCGGATCGGCAACGCCTTCGTCAGCTCGCTGCGCAACAAGGTCGGTGGCCGTTCGGTCGGTGCCTATGCGGTGAACTACCCGGCCAGCTTCGACTTCCTGGCCGCCGCCGGTGGCGCCAACGACGCCTCGGGCCACATCCAGTGGATGGTGGACAACTGCCCCAACACCCGCCTGGTGCTGGGCGGATACTCCCAGGGCGCCGCGGTCATCGACGTGATCGCCGCCGTCCCGTTCCCGGCCGTCGGGTTCACCGCACCGCTGCCGCCGAACGTCCCCGAGCACGTCGCCGCGGTCGCCGTCTTCGGCAACCCCTCGGCCAAACTCGGTTTGCCGCTGACCTCCAGCCCGGTGTACGGATCTCGTGCCATCGACCTGTGCAACCCCGGCGATCCGATCTGCGGCGACGGCGACAGTGTGCCGGCGCACCGGGCGTACGAAGGCCCGGCCAACGATGCCGCGAACTTCGTCGCGGGGCTGCTGTAG
- the eccCa gene encoding type VII secretion protein EccCa has product MEPIRTPHATRALPTSGPATGELLIDAPPALPRHTPVSPLTRLLPLVLVVAMAGMIAVYVTSGTAATRGPASAMFPIMMAVSAIGTVAYGFKSGGRAQQLHRERCEYLRYLDGIDTAAGETGRSQWLELHAEHPAPERLWTLAGSDRMWQRRPDAPEFCEVRIGVGDRPLATRLVAGATDPGRDADPVTTSAVAQLIRRRAIVTGVPVTVNLRGLGHVTVGGPADAARALLRAMICQLATAHSPRHLRIAIVVDVSTAADWEWMKWLAHHRHPDGGTTALRLRTLTDLPDAASPVHTVVIVDSATPSVATQVPSVTVLTIAGRAGIDGADVDLHLELDAEMVRCGDATARPDRITLGQAATCARRLARYRCAQAPDDTGWAALIGIADPTAIDPATNWTASDPQRFLRVPVGRCADGTPVHLDLKEAAHDGFGPHGLCVGATGSGKSEFLRTLVLGLIATHPPEALNLVLVDFKGGATFLGLHRTRHISALITNLAEEAPLVARMADALAGELTRRQELLRAAGNLANVAEYRRRADLPALPALLIVVDEFSELLQQHPDFADLFVAIGRLGRSLGIHLLLASQRLDEGRLRGLESHLSYRVCLKTFSPSESRSVLGIADAYELPNAPGAAYLKTPAGEIIRFQTAFVSADSQVAEQPSRTPQEAPMPRRFTGAWATAGPRPVAPTTTSVLQQVVDRLAGYGTPAHQVWLPPLPGAVPLSDVLLSDSEALAVAIGLVDRPFEQRRDRLMLDLGAAQGNVAIVGGPQSGKSTAATTLAVALAATHHPHDVAIYCMDFGGGALSALRGLPHVGAVAGRADGDLVRRTVAELHALVSIREARFTTLGITSMAEYRARRQAGDIDDPFGDVFLIIDGWTTLRGELDSMEPSITALAVQGLSLGVHVVATASRWAEFRPALKDQLGTRIELRLGDPAESEMDRKRARQLAQSTPGRGLTREGRELLIALPRLDGIAIDTGIGTSLARVGEILRAQYGEARAPAIRLLPTSVRRHELIPASRTRPATEVLLGLGERELAPVRVDFAAQPDLVILGDTGCGKSTVLRTLCHDLVAVNDAASVQLLIVDFRRALLGVVESEHLTGYAPTVGALEAVLPRMLETLSNRMPGPEVTQRQLRDRAWWGGPELYVVVDDYDLVAAGGVNPLTPLLPYLPHARDLGLHLLLARRSGGAARAMFDPILGAVRDLGCMGLMMSANADDGVLLGSVRPVRLPPGRGTLITRAAAEQLVQVAW; this is encoded by the coding sequence ATGGAACCGATCCGCACACCGCACGCCACCCGCGCGCTCCCGACGTCGGGGCCCGCGACCGGGGAGCTGCTCATCGATGCCCCGCCTGCCTTGCCCCGGCACACTCCGGTGAGCCCGCTGACCAGGCTGTTGCCGCTCGTGCTCGTGGTGGCGATGGCCGGGATGATCGCCGTGTACGTGACCTCGGGGACGGCTGCCACCCGCGGACCGGCGTCTGCGATGTTCCCGATCATGATGGCGGTGTCGGCGATCGGCACCGTCGCCTACGGCTTCAAGAGTGGTGGCCGGGCTCAGCAGCTCCACCGTGAGCGCTGTGAGTATCTGCGCTACCTCGATGGGATCGACACCGCGGCGGGCGAAACCGGACGCTCACAATGGTTGGAGCTGCATGCAGAACATCCCGCACCGGAGCGACTGTGGACGCTGGCGGGTAGCGACCGGATGTGGCAGCGCCGCCCGGATGCCCCGGAGTTCTGCGAGGTGCGGATCGGGGTGGGGGACCGGCCGCTGGCCACACGGCTGGTCGCCGGCGCCACGGACCCGGGACGCGACGCCGATCCGGTGACGACATCGGCTGTGGCGCAGCTGATCCGGCGTAGGGCGATTGTCACCGGCGTGCCGGTGACGGTGAACCTGCGCGGGCTCGGACACGTGACCGTCGGCGGGCCGGCCGACGCGGCCCGGGCCTTGTTGCGTGCCATGATCTGCCAGCTGGCGACCGCACACAGCCCGAGACACCTCCGAATTGCCATTGTCGTCGACGTGTCGACCGCTGCCGACTGGGAATGGATGAAATGGCTTGCCCACCATCGGCATCCGGACGGCGGGACCACCGCGTTGCGGTTGCGCACACTGACCGACCTGCCGGACGCAGCTTCGCCGGTGCATACCGTCGTCATCGTCGACTCCGCCACGCCTTCGGTCGCAACGCAGGTTCCGAGTGTGACCGTGCTGACCATCGCCGGCCGCGCCGGTATCGACGGCGCCGACGTCGACCTGCATCTGGAGCTGGACGCCGAGATGGTGCGATGCGGTGATGCCACGGCACGACCCGACCGGATAACCCTCGGGCAGGCCGCCACGTGTGCCCGCAGACTGGCCCGATACCGCTGTGCTCAGGCACCCGACGACACCGGCTGGGCAGCACTGATCGGTATCGCCGACCCCACCGCCATCGATCCGGCGACGAACTGGACGGCGTCGGATCCGCAGCGGTTCCTGCGGGTCCCGGTCGGCCGGTGCGCAGATGGCACGCCGGTGCACCTCGACCTCAAGGAAGCCGCACACGACGGGTTCGGCCCCCATGGGCTGTGCGTCGGTGCCACCGGCTCGGGGAAATCGGAGTTTCTGCGCACCCTTGTGCTCGGCTTGATCGCCACCCATCCGCCCGAGGCGCTGAACCTGGTTCTCGTCGACTTCAAAGGTGGTGCAACATTTCTCGGGTTGCACCGGACGCGCCACATCAGCGCGTTGATCACCAACCTGGCCGAGGAGGCACCGCTGGTGGCCCGGATGGCCGATGCGTTGGCCGGAGAGCTGACCCGGCGACAAGAACTGCTCCGGGCGGCCGGAAACCTGGCCAACGTCGCCGAGTACCGACGGCGCGCGGATCTGCCCGCTTTGCCCGCGCTGCTGATCGTCGTGGACGAGTTCTCCGAACTCCTACAACAGCACCCGGATTTCGCGGATCTGTTCGTGGCGATCGGCCGGCTCGGGCGGTCACTGGGCATACATCTGCTGCTGGCCAGCCAGCGCCTCGACGAAGGCAGGCTGCGTGGGCTGGAAAGCCACCTGTCCTACCGGGTGTGCCTCAAGACCTTCTCGCCGAGCGAATCCCGCTCGGTGCTCGGCATCGCCGACGCGTACGAACTCCCCAACGCACCGGGAGCGGCTTATCTCAAGACACCGGCCGGCGAGATCATCAGGTTCCAGACCGCGTTCGTCTCGGCCGACAGCCAGGTCGCCGAACAACCCTCGCGCACACCGCAGGAGGCGCCGATGCCGCGGCGATTCACCGGGGCATGGGCAACAGCCGGCCCCCGCCCGGTAGCGCCGACGACGACCAGTGTGCTGCAACAAGTTGTCGACCGGCTGGCGGGATACGGGACACCGGCACATCAGGTATGGCTGCCCCCGCTGCCGGGCGCCGTACCGCTCAGTGATGTGTTGTTGTCCGATTCCGAGGCACTGGCGGTGGCGATCGGGCTGGTCGACCGTCCCTTCGAGCAGCGCCGGGACCGACTGATGCTCGACCTGGGCGCCGCCCAGGGCAATGTCGCGATCGTCGGTGGCCCCCAGTCCGGTAAATCCACGGCGGCCACGACGTTGGCGGTGGCACTGGCCGCTACTCATCATCCACACGACGTGGCCATCTACTGCATGGATTTCGGCGGGGGAGCGTTGAGCGCACTGCGCGGGCTGCCGCACGTGGGTGCCGTAGCCGGGCGGGCGGACGGCGATCTGGTCCGGCGCACCGTGGCCGAGCTGCATGCCCTGGTCAGCATCCGCGAGGCGCGGTTCACCACGCTCGGCATCACTTCCATGGCCGAATACCGGGCACGCCGTCAAGCCGGGGACATCGATGATCCGTTCGGCGACGTGTTCCTGATCATCGACGGGTGGACGACGTTGCGCGGCGAACTGGACTCCATGGAGCCGTCGATCACCGCGCTTGCGGTACAGGGGCTTTCGCTCGGTGTCCACGTGGTCGCGACGGCGTCACGGTGGGCGGAGTTCCGCCCGGCACTCAAGGATCAATTGGGCACCCGCATCGAACTGCGGCTCGGTGATCCCGCCGAATCCGAGATGGACCGCAAGCGAGCGCGGCAGCTCGCCCAGAGCACGCCGGGACGGGGGCTGACCCGTGAGGGCCGCGAGCTGCTGATCGCGCTGCCGCGGCTGGACGGGATTGCGATCGATACCGGGATCGGCACGTCATTGGCCAGGGTCGGGGAAATCTTGCGCGCCCAGTACGGTGAGGCTCGAGCCCCGGCCATCCGGCTGTTGCCGACGAGTGTGCGCCGGCACGAGCTGATTCCGGCATCGCGCACCCGACCCGCCACCGAAGTGCTGCTGGGCCTCGGCGAACGCGAACTCGCCCCGGTGCGGGTCGATTTCGCTGCCCAGCCCGATCTGGTGATCCTCGGTGACACCGGCTGCGGCAAGTCCACCGTGTTACGCACCCTGTGCCATGACCTGGTGGCCGTCAACGACGCGGCGAGCGTGCAACTGCTCATCGTCGACTTTCGCCGCGCACTGCTGGGCGTCGTCGAGTCGGAGCATCTGACCGGGTACGCGCCCACTGTCGGCGCACTGGAGGCCGTCCTGCCGAGAATGCTTGAGACCCTGAGCAACCGGATGCCGGGGCCCGAGGTCACCCAGCGGCAGCTCCGTGACCGCGCGTGGTGGGGCGGGCCGGAACTGTACGTCGTGGTCGACGATTACGACCTGGTGGCGGCCGGCGGGGTGAATCCGCTCACTCCGTTGTTGCCCTATCTGCCGCACGCGCGTGATCTCGGTCTGCACCTGCTGCTGGCCCGCCGTTCCGGCGGTGCGGCGCGAGCGATGTTCGACCCGATCCTGGGCGCGGTCAGAGACCTCGGCTGCATGGGCCTGATGATGAGTGCCAACGCCGACGACGGCGTGCTGCTGGGATCGGTACGCCCGGTGCGGCTTCCGCCGGGGCGCGGCACCCTGATCACCCGGGCGGCCGCCGAGCAGCTGGTTCAGGTCGCGTGGTGA
- a CDS encoding CGNR zinc finger domain-containing protein — protein MLFTYDTELTLRAAMVLVNTDRVEGEQLADQSDLSAYLDDFGWTGRRDRDDAELKAVRALRTRLGEIWTVADDEEEAVRRVNALLSDTKAAPWLTRHKEMPEWHLHLASVDDPLAQRMGAEMAMALADLIRGGELRRLKICAAPDCEAVLTDLSRNRSRIFCDTGNCGNRQHVAAYRQRQRED, from the coding sequence ATGCTTTTTACCTATGACACGGAGCTCACGCTCCGCGCCGCGATGGTGTTGGTGAACACCGATCGGGTAGAGGGCGAACAACTGGCTGACCAGTCCGATCTGAGCGCCTACCTGGATGACTTCGGCTGGACCGGCCGGCGTGACCGCGACGACGCCGAACTGAAGGCTGTCCGCGCACTGCGCACGCGCCTCGGGGAGATCTGGACGGTGGCCGACGACGAGGAGGAAGCAGTCCGTCGGGTCAACGCCCTGCTGAGCGACACCAAGGCGGCGCCGTGGCTGACCCGGCACAAAGAGATGCCGGAGTGGCACCTGCACCTGGCTTCGGTTGATGACCCGCTGGCTCAGCGGATGGGCGCGGAGATGGCGATGGCGCTGGCCGACCTGATCCGTGGCGGCGAGCTGCGTCGTCTCAAGATCTGCGCGGCGCCCGACTGCGAGGCCGTGTTGACCGACCTGTCGCGCAACCGCTCGCGCATCTTCTGCGACACGGGCAACTGCGGCAACCGGCAGCACGTCGCGGCCTACCGGCAGCGTCAGCGCGAGGACTGA